The sequence below is a genomic window from Sulfurihydrogenibium subterraneum DSM 15120.
AACTTTCAAGTATATTTCATATGGGATAATTACACTTTTAATCTTTTTTTCTTTTGAATCAAGAATATATGTAATTTCTTTTGGATTAGATATATTTGAAGGTTTTTTTACAGCTTCCTTGATAGTAAGGGTTTTCATAGCCTGCCTCTACGCAATTTATTTACGTATTTAATATACGTAAAATTTTTAAAAAGTCAAGTATACACAAAGGTAGGTAAATCAAACAAGGACAATTTGAAATCTTAGATATGCGGGTGGTGGGAGTTGAACCCACACGGTGTTGCCACCACGGGATCCTAAGTCCCGCGCGTCTGCCAATTCCGCCACACCCGCAAACAGAGATATATATTATACCAGAATTTTAATCAAACAAGGCGTCAACAAACATTTTAGCGTCAAAAGGTTGTAAATCCTCAATACCTTCTCCAACACCTATAAACTTAACAGGTATCTTTAAATCCCTACATATAGGGATTATTGCACCACCTTTTGCAGTTCCGTCAAGTTTTGTTATAACTATACCACTTACGTCAGTAGCTTCTTTAAAAACTTTTGCCTGATTTATAGAGTTTTGACCTAGTGTTCCATCTAACACTAAAATTGTTTCAACTGGTTGATTTGGTGAAAACTTTTGAATGGTTCTCTTTATCTTTTGAAGCTCTTTCATTAGATGCTCTTTTGTGTGGAGTCTTCCAGCTGTATCTACTATTACTACATCATCCCCTTTGCTTTTTGCACTATTTATTGCGTCAAAGACCACTGCGGAAGGGTCAGCTCCTGGCTGGTGTTTTATTATTCTTACTCCTACTCTGTTTGCCCATACTTCAAGCTGGTCTATCGCTGCAGCTCTGAAAGTATCAGCTGCTGCTAAAACTACTGACTTTCCTTCATTTTTTAACATATAAGCAAGTTTTCCGACTGTGGTGGTCTTACCACTTCCGTTTATACCTAAAAATAATATTACGTCAGGCTTTTCTCCTAAAAGTTTAAGAGGACTTTGACAGTCTTTTAGAATATCGTAAAGTTTTTCTTTCAGGAGCTCTTTTAACTGCTCTCCTTCTGTGATACCTCTTTTTTTACTTTCTTTTCTTAAAAACTCAATTATTTCAGTAGTAGCACTTACTCCTACGTCAGCTTTTAAAAGGACTGTCTCAATCTCTTCAAAAAGAGACTCGTCAATTTTTCTTCCAAAGGATATTCTACTGAACCCTTCTATAAGCTGTTTTTTTGTTTTTTCTAAGCCTGATTTTATTTTTTCAAAAATAGATTTAAACATCAACTACCTCTTTTAGCTTTGGCTTTTTTCTTCTTCTGTGTAGTAGGTAGCTACTGATGGTTTTAAAACTTTTATGCTACATGTTTCACACACCTTTAATATTATTGTTTTTTCATCTATCTGTTTGACTTCTCCTATTATACCGCCTGTTGTTATTACTTTATCGCCTTTTTTTAGGTTCTTTAAAAACTCTTCGTGTTTCTTTCTTTGTTGTTGTTGTGGTCTGTAAAGTAAAAAGTAGAATATACCAATAAGTAAGACCATCCATACTATTGCGCTTATTAAACTGGTCATCGGTTCTCCTTGCATGAAAGTCCTCCTCTATATAAGATTTTTAAATTCTTGTAGAAGCTGTGGGATTTTTTCTAAGTTTGTTCCTCCACCTTGGGCAAAGTCTGGTTTTCCTCCGCCACTTCCCTCAACTATCGGTGCCAACTTTTTCAATATTTCAGATGCTTTATATCTATCTGTAAGCTCCTTTGATACTAAGGCAACAATGTTGACTTTTGATTTTTCTTTATCTTTTGATATAAGTAGTATTACAGATTTTCCTAACTTTTGTTTTATGTTATCTGCAATTTCTCTTAGCTCGTTTGGAGATACGTTTTCAATTTCTCCGTAGGCTACTTTGTAATCTTCTTTTTCTATTATGTTTAATGTTTGGTTTAACTTTTCTATTGCTAACTTTTTCTTAAAGTTTTCAAGCTCTCTTTCTTTTTCTTTAAGCTGATTTTGAAGTTTTACTACTCTGTCAATCAACTCATCTTCTTTTACTGTAAGTAGTCTTGATAGGTCTTTTAGTAAGAAATGTTCTTTTAGTCCTTGTTCTACCGCTTTTATTCCTGCTACAGCTTCTATTCTTCTTGTCCCAGATGATACTGCATACTCTGAAAGTATTTTAAGGTATCCTATGTCTCCCGTTCTTTTTACGTGGGTTCCTCCACACAGCTCCTTAGATACTCCTGCTGATATTACCCTTACAACGTCTCCGTATTTTTCTTCAAATATCGCAATTGCTCCGCTATTTAATGCTTCTTCGTAGCTCATCTCTTGACAGACAACTTCTTCATTTTTCATAATCTCTTTGTTGACAAACTCTTCTACCATCTTTATCTCTTCATCAGAGAGACTTTCAAAGTGGGTAAAGTCAAATCTTAAGTACTCATCTGATACTAAAGACCCTGCCTGCTTTACGTGGTCTCCCAGTATGTTTCTTAAAGCTGAGTGAAGAAGGTGGGTAGCGGTATGATGTCTCATTATATTTTCTCTTCTTTCTTTATCAACTTTTGCCCTTACAAAGTCTCCTTCTTTTACAGTTCCAAACAGGATTTTAGCTTTGTGGACGATTAATCCTTCTGTTGGCGTTTGAGTGTCTATCACTTCTGCTAAAAAGGTTTCTCCTTCTATTATTCCTCTGTCTCCAACCTGACCACCTTTTTCAGGATAGAATGGTGTAATATCAAGTATTATCTCAACTTCTTCTCCTTCTTTTGCCTGATTTACAGTTTGGTCTTCTTTAATTATTGCTAAAACTCTGGAACTTTCTGACGTTAAAGTTGTATAACCGATAAACTCGTTTTCTGGAAGTTTACTTTTTAGCTGTAAGTATATTGGTTTTACTTGTTTTGCTGATGTTTTAAATGCTTTTCTTGACCTTTCTTTCTGCTGTGTTATAAGTTCTTGAAACTCTTTTATATCAAAAGTCATACTTTCATCTCTTAAAATATCTTGTAAAAGGTCTACAGGGAATCCGTAAGTGTCGTAAAGTTTAAATACTTCTTCTCCTGTTAAAAACTTTCTTCCTTCTTTTTTTGCAGATTCTATCATCTGATATAGAATGTCCATTGACCTTCTGAGGGTTTTTATAAACTTCTCTTCTTCTGACTTTGTTATTTTCTTTATGTAATTTCTATTTGGCACAAGTTCTGGATAAGCATTTTTCATTTTCTCTATTACAACGTCAACTCCTTCATATAGGAAAGGTCTATCTATCCCTAAGTTTCTTCCGTATCTGAGAGCTCTTCTAAGGATTCTTCTTAGTACGTAGCCTCTTCCTTCGTTTGACGGTAAAACTCCGTCTGATATTAAAAATGTGATAGCTCTTAGGTGGTCTGCTATAACTCTCATCGCAATGTCATCTTTTTCATTACTGCCGTAGGATTTTCCTGAGATTTCTTCAGCAAACCTTATTATAGGTTTAAAAAGGTCTGTATCGTAGTTGCTGTCAACTTGTTGAATAACAGAGGCTATTCTTTCTAAGCCCATTCCTGTGTCTATACTTGGGTTTGGAAGGGGTGTAAGATTACCACTTTCATCTCTGTTGTACTGCATAAATACCAAGTTCCAAATTTCTAAATATCTAAAGTCTTCATCAGACCCAAATTCTGGATTACCAAACTTTTCTCCTCTGTCATAGTAAATCTCAGAAGAAGGACCACAGGGTCCTGTATCTCCCATAGACCAGAAGTTATCTTTATATCCCATTCTTTTTATTTTTTCTGGAGGAAGACCTATAATTTTGTTCCAGATTTCAAACGCTTCGTTATCTTCTTCAAACACTGATACTAAAAGCCTTTCTTTTGGAATTTTTAAGTAGTTTGTTAAGTAGTCCCAAGCGAACTCTATAGCTTCTTTTTTAAAGTAATCTCCAAATGAAAAGTTTCCAAGCATTTCAAAGAATGTATGGTGTCTTGGTGTGTATCCTACATTTTCAAGGTCGTTGTGTTTTCCTGATACTCTAAAAACCTTTTGACAGGACGTAGCTCTTTTGTAAGGTCTCTCTTCCAATCCTAAAAAAACATTTTTAAAAGGAACCATTCCAGCATTTACGAATAAAAGTGTAGGGTCATTTTCTGGAATGATGGGAGCTGATTTTACAATAGTATGCCCTTTACTTTCAAAGTATTTTAAAAAACTCTCTCTTATTTCATCTGCAGTCATAAACTCCATTAATAAACCTCTAATTTTCTGCTTTTAAACATTTTACCATAAAAGCTTTTGTTATAATATATCCCTATGATTACTATAAAACCATCTGAAAAAACTGCATTAATATACGCAGGAAAAGAAATATCCTACAATC
It includes:
- the ftsY gene encoding signal recognition particle-docking protein FtsY, with product MFKSIFEKIKSGLEKTKKQLIEGFSRISFGRKIDESLFEEIETVLLKADVGVSATTEIIEFLRKESKKRGITEGEQLKELLKEKLYDILKDCQSPLKLLGEKPDVILFLGINGSGKTTTVGKLAYMLKNEGKSVVLAAADTFRAAAIDQLEVWANRVGVRIIKHQPGADPSAVVFDAINSAKSKGDDVVIVDTAGRLHTKEHLMKELQKIKRTIQKFSPNQPVETILVLDGTLGQNSINQAKVFKEATDVSGIVITKLDGTAKGGAIIPICRDLKIPVKFIGVGEGIEDLQPFDAKMFVDALFD
- the yajC gene encoding preprotein translocase subunit YajC, producing the protein MQGEPMTSLISAIVWMVLLIGIFYFLLYRPQQQQRKKHEEFLKNLKKGDKVITTGGIIGEVKQIDEKTIILKVCETCSIKVLKPSVATYYTEEEKSQS
- the alaS gene encoding alanine--tRNA ligase, with amino-acid sequence MEFMTADEIRESFLKYFESKGHTIVKSAPIIPENDPTLLFVNAGMVPFKNVFLGLEERPYKRATSCQKVFRVSGKHNDLENVGYTPRHHTFFEMLGNFSFGDYFKKEAIEFAWDYLTNYLKIPKERLLVSVFEEDNEAFEIWNKIIGLPPEKIKRMGYKDNFWSMGDTGPCGPSSEIYYDRGEKFGNPEFGSDEDFRYLEIWNLVFMQYNRDESGNLTPLPNPSIDTGMGLERIASVIQQVDSNYDTDLFKPIIRFAEEISGKSYGSNEKDDIAMRVIADHLRAITFLISDGVLPSNEGRGYVLRRILRRALRYGRNLGIDRPFLYEGVDVVIEKMKNAYPELVPNRNYIKKITKSEEEKFIKTLRRSMDILYQMIESAKKEGRKFLTGEEVFKLYDTYGFPVDLLQDILRDESMTFDIKEFQELITQQKERSRKAFKTSAKQVKPIYLQLKSKLPENEFIGYTTLTSESSRVLAIIKEDQTVNQAKEGEEVEIILDITPFYPEKGGQVGDRGIIEGETFLAEVIDTQTPTEGLIVHKAKILFGTVKEGDFVRAKVDKERRENIMRHHTATHLLHSALRNILGDHVKQAGSLVSDEYLRFDFTHFESLSDEEIKMVEEFVNKEIMKNEEVVCQEMSYEEALNSGAIAIFEEKYGDVVRVISAGVSKELCGGTHVKRTGDIGYLKILSEYAVSSGTRRIEAVAGIKAVEQGLKEHFLLKDLSRLLTVKEDELIDRVVKLQNQLKEKERELENFKKKLAIEKLNQTLNIIEKEDYKVAYGEIENVSPNELREIADNIKQKLGKSVILLISKDKEKSKVNIVALVSKELTDRYKASEILKKLAPIVEGSGGGKPDFAQGGGTNLEKIPQLLQEFKNLI